The nucleotide window TCGGAAAAACATACTGGATATTCCCCACCTTCTCTGCTCCGTATAACCAGCAGGTTTATTTTGATGCTTTTTCCTCCACTGATCTGATCAACTGGAAAAAACATCCGCGGATACTGGACACCACTGCGGTGAAATGGGCCAGACGGGCTATGTGGGCACCGGCAGTGATTCAAAAGGGACAGCAATACTTTTTTTTCTTCGGGGCCAATGATATCCAGCGGAATGGAGAGCCAGGTGGAATAGGCGTAGCTGTGGCAGATAAACCGGAAGGCCCTTACCGCGATTACCTGGGAAAACCGCTCATCGATAGTTTTTATAACAAAGCCCAGCCAATAGACCAATACGTATTTCAGGATAAAGACGGTGCCTTTTACCTGATGTATGGCGGCTGGGGCCATTGTAATATTGCCCGGCTGAAAGATGATTTCACTGGTTTCGTTCCTTTCCCCGATGGCAATGTTTTCCGGGATATAACACCAGAGAAATACGTGGAAGGACCTACGATG belongs to Chitinophaga sp. HK235 and includes:
- a CDS encoding glycoside hydrolase family 43 protein; this translates as MNTKPLLITAMMLTQVVYAQEKPQPPARIAQQSRRAGNPVFPGWYADPEGVVFGKTYWIFPTFSAPYNQQVYFDAFSSTDLINWKKHPRILDTTAVKWARRAMWAPAVIQKGQQYFFFFGANDIQRNGEPGGIGVAVADKPEGPYRDYLGKPLIDSFYNKAQPIDQYVFQDKDGAFYLMYGGWGHCNIARLKDDFTGFVPFPDGNVFRDITPEKYVEGPTMFMRNGKYYFMWSEGGWTGPDYSVAYAIADTPTGPFRRIGKILQQDPAIATGAGHHSIIHAASQNKWFIVYHRRPLGLKDANARETCIDEMFFNEDGTIKPVIMTKEGVKQLKL